The following DNA comes from Fibrobacter sp..
GCTGCAGTGGCTGATGTATCCAGGGAGATGGCTGAGGCTGCGGCGGGTGATGGAAGTTCCCTGGTCTTTTCATCTCTTGATGATCTGGTAAGCTACGGGGAGCTTGACGGAATTGTAATCGCTACTCCCAGTGCGCTACATGCTTCCCAGGTTAAGGCTGCTCTCGATGCCGGCTTTCCGGTTTTCTGTCAGAAGCCCCTGGGACGAAACTCAGGGGAGGTAAATGCTGTAATTAAGAGCGCGCGGGAGAGAAATCTGCTCCTTGGAGTTGACATGTCATACCGTTTCATGGAGCCGGTCAGGATAGCAAAGAAGCTTCTGGGGGAAAATGTTCTGGGGAAGGTGTATGCGCTGGATACTGTTTTCCATAACGCTTACGGTCCTGACAAGGAGTGGTTTTACGATCCTGAGCTCTCCGGTGGGGGGTGTGTGATAGACCTGGGGATTCATCTTGTTGATCTAGCGCTCTGGTTTCTTGATTTTCCAGAAGTCAAGGAGGTAAAAAGTGCTCTTTTTTGCCGGGGAGAGAGGATTCGGGGGAGGGGAGGAAGAGTTGAGGATTATGCCTCGGTAAGGATGGAGGTACAGGGGGGAGTGCATATAAATCTGGGATGTTCCTGGAAGCTTTCGGCAGGATGTGATGCGGTGATCGGGGTTACTCTTTACGGAACAGAGGGGGCCTTGTCGATAAAAAATGTAAACGGATCATTTTATGATTTTACTCTTGAGAAATACCGCGGCACATCGAGGGAGATCCTTTTCACTCCTCCAGATCTATGGGGAGGCCGGGCGATAATCGACTGGGCATCCAGGCTTAGCCTTTCCAGGGGCTATGACAGTTCATTGAGTGAGGTTTTGCTTGTGGCTGATGTTCTCGATGCCATTTACAATAACAGTTGACTAAAGGGGAGGCGGTGTTCGGTATGGCTAAGACTACGCTCACCACAGATCATCAGGTGATACGCCGCTGGATAGAGAAGAGGGGCGGGATGCCTGGGGTGGCACTGGATCAGACTCCCACCGAGGGGGCGGGTGTATTGAGGGTTCAGTTTCCGGGTTCACCTGAGGACAGGCATTTTGCGGTGGTGTCCTGGAGTGAGTTTTTTGAACGCTTTGAGCAGTCTCATCTGGCATTTCTGATTGAAGAGGGAGAGGGAGACAGTTTTTTCTTCAAATTCATAAGCAGAGATGGAGAGTAGGGATGAGAGGCGGGGTGCGTGATGTAAAGAGGGTGCTGATGACCACCGATACTGTCGGCGGGGTGTGGAGCTATACGGTCGAGCTGGTAAGTGAGCTTGACAGAAGAGGGATAGAGACCTGTCTTGTGACCATGGGCCCTTTTCCTTCTCCAGAGCAGAGAAAGGAGATCCGGGGGCTCCCAAATGTGGAGCTTTTTGAGAGCGGATATAAGCTGGAGTGGATGGATAATCCCTGGAGGGAGGTTAATGAGGGGGGGGAGTGGCTTCAGGAGCTTGAGAGCCTGACCAGTCCCGATATCGTTCATCTTAACGGCTATGCCCT
Coding sequences within:
- a CDS encoding Gfo/Idh/MocA family oxidoreductase, with amino-acid sequence MSTETKVILSSLRLGFLGVGWIGKNRMDFLTESGIARVAAVADVSREMAEAAAGDGSSLVFSSLDDLVSYGELDGIVIATPSALHASQVKAALDAGFPVFCQKPLGRNSGEVNAVIKSARERNLLLGVDMSYRFMEPVRIAKKLLGENVLGKVYALDTVFHNAYGPDKEWFYDPELSGGGCVIDLGIHLVDLALWFLDFPEVKEVKSALFCRGERIRGRGGRVEDYASVRMEVQGGVHINLGCSWKLSAGCDAVIGVTLYGTEGALSIKNVNGSFYDFTLEKYRGTSREILFTPPDLWGGRAIIDWASRLSLSRGYDSSLSEVLLVADVLDAIYNNS